In Desulfosudis oleivorans Hxd3, the DNA window TTATAGAAGCCGGTCCCGATGATGGCGTTTTTAAATACAACTCCAGACTGAGCGTTATATAAAAATACTTGAGCCCCAGCGCTATTTGCGGTGTTACGGACAATGGTACAGTTAAGGACCGTTATTTTGCCATCTTTACAACCGGTTCCGCCTCCCGATGAGTCGGCATGGTTGTTGGTAATAATGCAATTTATGAGTGAAGGGTTTGTGCCACTGTCTTGGCCGTAAACACCCGCCCCATCATCGCCGGATGTGTTGTCTTGAATGACGCAATTTTTTATAACCGGGGCAGCCCCATTTTCGCAACAGATACCTCCGCCATCATCTGACGCGCTGTTGTCCTGAATAATACAGTTTTCAATAGTGGGAGACGCACCATAATCGCAGGAGATACCACCACCGTCGTCTGCCGAGCCGTTTGTTATTGTAAATCCACTGAGTAAGGAATCTGATGTCTCATTGGAATCAAATAGAAACCCTCTGCCGCTGCTCTGGCAGTCGATGATGCAGGCGGTGGGTCCGTTTTCTGAAATAACGGTGATGGCCTTGCCGTTAAAGTCGATGTTTAGGTTTCCGGTGCCGGTGTAGGTGCCGTCTGCCACCAACACCGTGTCGCCGGACACGGCCTGGTCAATAGCCGCCTGAATGGAGCCACCTGGCTGAACATTAATTGTGGCGGCAAAGGCTGTAACGGACAGGAAAATGCCGAATATTGTAAGAATAAAAAGTATCGGTGTGAAAAGACATCGGTTGGTTTTTGATCTCAATTTTTGTCTCCCCTCCATAATTAGAGAGTTATACATTGTATAGTAATATTATAAGACCATGGAATATATGGCTTATAAAGCCATTTATCGCAGGCCCAATAGAACTGATTTTACTGCCGTGTATCTGAAGCGAGAACTTCCCCTGCCTTAAACAAAGATTATGCAAACCACCTTCATTTAGTTAAGTCAAGAAAAAAATTCAGGCTGAGCATTAAATTTTACTGCATGGGGTGTTTTTGCCGAAAAAAATCAAGCTATTTATGCTTCGGGAAAGACGGTTTTTGACTTGGGGGATTTTTGCCTGGGATTCACAAATTGTGGCCGGGCAAATCAGGCTTTGGCGGGGAACCGATTTGATGACGACTTTGATATGGCCGGCCTTGCGCGGGGACAAAGGAAAGGGGCTGCCTTTTTCAATGGTTGACATCAGGGTGGAAAGGCTGCACCATGCCGGTGCGGCGGTAAAGGCGGGGTGGTGAAAAGCAATGGAGCCACCGAGGAGAGTCGAACTCCTGACCTACGCATTACGAGTGCGTCGCTCTGCCAACTGAGCTACGGTGGCCGGTTGAGATAAATATTCAGGGAACCTATCGCGGGCATGGTCCAAAATCAAGAAAAAAAAATTCTCCCCGTTCTGGTCGACCGGTTGGAAACCGGTGCGGGCGAGGTGGTGTGTGCCGGCGTGGGCAAGGGGGCCGACGCCTTTATGGTCTCCCGTATCGGCCAGACACTGAATGTCCCCGTGCTGGTGGTCACCGCTTCCGCAAGGGAAGCCCAGCGGTTTACCGAAGACGCCCGGTTCTTTCAGCCCGCCGATGCCCGGGCGGAGGTGGCGCTGTTTCCCTCCTACACGGTGATGCCCTATCGCCCGGTGGCCTATCACAACCGGACCGCGGCTGAGCGCATTCAACTGCTCTACGGCATGTCGGAAGGACTTGCCCCGGCCGTCCTTGTCCTGGCCGTTGACGCGCTGTTGCAGAAAACCATTCCTCCCGGGGACCTGTGTGAGTTCGCCCAGACCGTAAGCGAAGGGGAAAGCCTTGACCCCACCGCGCTGGCGGAAAAGCTGGTTGCCGGCGGCTATACACGGACCGCCATCGTGGAGGAGCCCGGTGACTTTTCGATCCGCGGCGGTATTGTCGATCTTTTTTCCCCGTTTCACGAGGCCCCGGCCCGTATCGATCTGTTCGGCGATACCGTGGAGTCGATCCATTTTTTTTCCCCGGTCACCCAGCGGCGGGGCCGTCCCACCAGCGGCATCACCCTGCTGCCGGCCAGAGAGACTGTTCTGGCAAAAGACCGTATCGGCCGGCTGATCGCCGCGGTCAAAAAACGGTCCGCGGAGTTAAACCTTCCGGTCTCCGTAAGCAGGGACATCATCGACCGGATGGAGCAGGGGACTGACACGGAAGGCATGGAAAGCCTGATGCCCCTGGTGTACGAGACCCCGGCCACGCTTTTTGACTATCTGCCGGGAAAAACGCTTCTGGTCATGGTGGACCCCGGCATGATTGCCGAAAAAGCTGAAAACCACGGGCGACTGGCAACCGAACTTTACGAGACCGCCAGGGAAGAGGGAAGGTGGTGTGTGCCGCCGGATGCCCTGTACCTCGACTGGCAGGCAGTGCAAAAAGAGGCATTCAAAAAGCCGCTGCTCTCTTTTCCCGTGCTGCCGGTCTCTGCCACGCCGGAGGATGGTGACAACACGCCTGTGGTGGAAACGGCGGGGGTGACGGACAACAGCGCGGTCACCCTGATGCTGCGCACCCAGCCCCGGGACACCGATACCGTACTAACGCCCCTGCTGTCATGGATCGAAGAAAACCGCGGCCTGGGCTGCGTTTCGGTCATCGCCTGCGGGGGCCGGGCCCAGGTGGACCGAATGGCCTATTTTCTTACATCCCACCGGGTGCCCCATGAAAGTTTAGACGCCTTTTCAAGCATGGGCCGGGGCAGCGACACGGTCTGCCTGGTATCCGGGCAGCTCTCCGCGGGGTTCCGGTTTGCCGCTGAAGGGCTGGCCGTGATCACCGACACTGAAATCTTCGGCCGGGTCCGGCACCGGTCTTCGGCCGGCAAGAAGGGGGCCCGGGATGTTTACCTGGACCTGGAAACCCTGAAGCAGGGGGACCTGGTGGTCCACGTGGACCACGGCATCGGCCGCTACGAAGGTATTCGAAAAGTGACGGTGGAAGGGATTGCCAACGATTTTCTGCTGCTCAGTTACAGGGACGGAGACCGGCTCTATCTGTCCGTGGACCGGATGGACATGGCCCGGAAATACGTGGGGGCCGATGATGCCGAAGCCCCCCTGCTGGACAAGATGGGGGCAAAAACCTGGGGCCGGGTCAAGGCAAAGGCCCGCAAGGAAGCGGAAAAGATCGCCAAAGAGCTGCTGGACCTTTACGCCCGGCGCCGGGTGCAGCAGGGCCATGGTTTCCATCCGCCGGGCCAGTGGTTTTCCGATTTTGAGGCCGGGTTTGACTTTGAGGAGACCGATGATCAGCTCAAGGTGATCAACGAAGTCCTTTCAGACATGGCCTCATCCACACCCATGGACCGCCTGGTCTGCGGGGACGTGGGATACGGCAAGACGGAAGTGGCCATGCGCTCCTCGTTTATGTGTGTCTGCGACGGGTTTCAGGTCGCGGTGCTGGTACCCACCACGGTACTGGCGGAACAGCATTTTGCCACCTTTTCCCGGCGTTTTGCCGGCTATCCCTTCAACATTGCCTGCCTGAGCCGTTTCAAGACCCCGGCCCGGCAGAAACAGATTGTTGCCGACCTCAAGGAGGGCCGGGTCGATATTGTCATCGGCACCCACCGGCTGCTGTCCAAAGATGTGGCCTTCAAACAGCTGGGGCTGGTGATTCTGGATGAGGAGCAGCGCTTCGGGGTGAAGCACAAGGAGACCCTGAAAAAAATGCGAACCACGGTGGATGTGCTCTCCCTCACCGCCACGCCGATTCCCCGGACCCTTCACATGTCCCTGTCGGGCATGCGGGACATCAGCGTGATCACCACGCCGCCGGAGCACCGCAAGGCCATCAAGACCTATATTTCGGAGTTTGACGATGCCATCATTCGAACCGCCATTCGCAAGGAGCTGGAGCGGGGCGGGCAGATCTATTTTGTTCACAACAATATTCACAAGATCGCGTTTATCGCCGACCATCTTAAAAAGCTGGTGCCCGAGGTAAGGCTGGGCATCGTCCACGGCCGGCTGGACCAGAACACCCTGGAGACCTGCATGATGCAGTTTGTCAACCGGGAGATCGACATGCTGGTCTGCACGCGCATCATAGAGTCCGGCATCGACATTCCTTCGGCCAACACCATCTTCATCAACCGGGCCGATATGTTCGGGCTGGCCCAGATTTACCAGCTTCGGGGCAGGGTGGGCCGGTCCGATGAACAGGCCTATGCCTACCTGTTTATTCCCAGGGAAAGCGCCCTGGGAAAAGACGCCCGCAAGCGGCTCAAGGTGCTGATGGAACACAGCGACCTGGGGTCGGGTTTTCAGATCGCCATGAACGACCTGAAGATACGCGGCGGCGGGGCGGCCCTGGGAGTGTCCCAGTCCGGCCATATCACGGCGGTGGGATATGACATGTTCCTGCAGCTGATGGAGCAGGCGGTTGCCGAGTTAAAAGGGGAGCCTGTGACCGAAACCCTCAACCCGGAAATCAACATTCCGGTTTCCTCCTTTCTCTCGGAAGCTTATATTTCGGATATCGACCAGCGCATGGCCATCTATCGCCGGCTGTCCAGGGTCACGGAAACTCGTGAGATCACCGCCGTTAAAACAGAACTGGAGGACCGGTTCGGCCCTCTGCCGGCGGAAGCGGAAAACCTGCTGTTAAAAATCATGTTAAAAACCATGGCCGCCGGTATGGGGGTCAAGCGGCTTGACCTTGCCGACACCCAGATGCACCTGCGCTTTTCAGACGACCGCCTTCCCGATGCAGCCGCCGTTGACGTCCTGGCACGGGAAAATCCGGTTACGGTAAAAATCGTCCCTCCGGACGGCGTTTTCATCACGTTTACCGGGAAAAAGGGCCGGGGCGCCATTGGCGCGGCCAAAAACATCTTGAAAGCCCTGGCCGGGCGTGTTAACTGTTAGCATAAAAATTACAAGGGGATAAACGAATTTGAAACTGACAGCTCTCATCAACGGCACCCGGACCGGCAGGCGGACGACCTCCCTGCCGCTTCTGCTTTTTGGAGCGTTTCTGGCGTTGTGCTTCGGCGGATGTGATTCAACCGGCAAAACACAACGCCAGTCATTTCTGCTCCGCATCGATGAGATGGTGGTGACACGGACGGATTTTTATAATGCACTGGAGATCGCAAAAACCGCCTATCCCTTTGAGGCACTCCAGAACCCGGAGGTCATGGCAAAAGTCAAGGCCCGGCTTCTCAAACAGCTTACCGAGGAGTTGATTCTGGCGCGGCGGGCACAAGACCTGGGCATTGCCGTGTCCGATGCCGAGCTTGAAAAAGCGGTTGCCCACATCACCGAGGATTACCCGGAAGGGGTGTTTGAGCAGACGCTGCTTGAGAACGCGATTCCGTTCGATGTCTGGAAGGCGCGGCTGAAGGCCGGCATGCTGATGGAAAAGGTGATTGAACGGGAACTGATGGAAAAAATGGTGATCACGCCGGAAGAAGCCAGTGCCTATTATCGGGAACACCACCAGGAAGAGCAGGAAGCCGAAGGAGACGTGGCCCTGTTAAAACGGCTGAGAAGGGAAAAGGCCCAGAAGGCCTATGTGGACTGGATGAAAGCACTGCAGCAGCAGTACCATATCGAACTGAACCAGGATTTATGGAAAGAGATATTAAAATGAACTTTATGTATGCGTTCTCGCGGTACGGAAAGATGTTAATGCTTTGGGTGGGGACAGTGGCGATGGTGTACGCCGGAACCCTGACTTCCTGCCGGGCGGATACCGAAGCCGAGGTGGTTGACCGGATCGTGGCCTTTGTCAACCAGGAGATCATCCTGCTCTCTGAACTGGAAAAGGCCATGGCGCTTTATGAAACAGCCATTCGTGAACGGCAGCTTCCCGCGGACACGGAAAAAGAGATGCTCTACCGGGCCCGGCAGGAGATGATTGACCACCTGATCGACAGGCGCCTGATTCAGCAGCGGGCCGATGAGCTGGGCGTCACCGTTGATGACCGGGAGGTGGATGATGCAATGGAACGCATGAAACGCTCCATGCTTTTCACCGATGAAGATCTGCGCCAGAGCCTGGCGGAAAAGGGGTACACCCTGGAGGGGTACAGAAACGAACTGCGGGAACAGATATTGAGGCAACGCGTTTTGACCCTGGAGGTCAAATCCAAGGTGGTGGTCACTCCGGTCGATATTCAGGCCTATTATGAAACCCATCCCGAAGAATACAGCGCCGGCCGGCAGTACCATCTGCGCAACATCATCATGCGGGTGGACAAGGACATGCCCGATGAAAGCAAAAAAACGATCAGCGAAATGATGCAGAAAATTCATGACAGACTTCAGGCGGGCGAGTCGTTTGAAACCCTGGCCAGCCAGTACTCCCAGTCCTCCTTTGCGGAAAAAGGAGGGGACCTGGGTTTTTTCGCGCTTGAGGATCTGGCCCCCCAGCTGCGGGAGGCGATAGAAGAACTCCAGGCCGGTGAATTCACCCCTGTTCTGGATACACCGCTTGGCTACCAGATTCTCTATTTGGAAGAGATTCAGGAGAAGCCCGCCGTGTCCCTGGAAAAGGCAACCGATGAAATTCGGGAAAAACTTTACGAGGACCTGCTGGAAGAACGCTTTGAAAAGTGGGTGACGGAACTGCGGGAAAAATCCCACATCAAGGTGGTGTTATGAGAACCGCTGTCGCCATCGTTTTTTCAAGGAAGTCGCGCAAGGAACTGCCGTGACCCCATCTCCTGATCATCACACACTCTCATACGGCCGCTATCTGCGCCAGTGTCGACTTCAGAGGGGGCTTCGCATTGAAGACCTGTCACGGGAACTGAAGATTACCAAAGAGACGCTGACGGCTATCGAGGACGAAGCGTATGCCCGGTTTCCCGACACGGTTTTTATCAAGGGCTTTTTAAAGGCGTTTGCAAAAAGTGTGGGGGCCGATATCGACCAGGTGATGCAAAGTTATACCCACGAGATGCGGCTGTTTCGGCATTCCGCGGCTGCGGAGGCCACGATTGAGACCGAAAACCGCATGTTCTGGCGAAAGCTGATGCTCTCTTTCGGTGCCTTGATCCTGCTCATTGGGCTGACCCTTTTTCTGATTCCCGCAAACGAGGGGGAAACACCTGGCCGGCAACCGCTGCCAATGAAAAAAGAGAACCGGGGGCAAGTCCAGGCTCAGAGTGAAGGCAGCGACAGGACCGGAGCACAGCCGGACACAACCGTTGCACCGGTGGGTGCCCCCGTATCGGGCAAACAGCTCCTGGAGATGGCGGCGGTTGAAGAGACATGGGTGAAAATCATTATTGATAACCAGAAACCAAAAGAGTACAGCCTGCAACCCGGTGACCGGCTGGCCCTTGAGGCGGCCGACCGCTTTAATATCCTCATCGGTAATGCCACCGGACTTTCTCTTTTTTTCAACCGGCAGCCGGTGGCGGTAAACGGGGAAAAAGGGCAGGTGGTGGCCGTGGAACTCCCATAAACGTAAAGCGCCGGTTTTTGAGTCTTTGCACGGATTATTATGCACCTCGCGGTTGAAGGTTAAGTCATGCCCGGTTTCAGCTCTCCAGCAATCATTCTTCGTCGGACCGCCTATGCCGAGTATGACACGATTTTGGATCTTCTGACCCTGGAACGGGGCAGAATCACGGCCATGGCCAAAAACGCCCGGAAAAGCAAAAAACGCTTTGCCGGCATTCTTGAACCTTTCTGTTGCCTGGACGCGGTGTTTACCGATCCGTCGGCCCGGTCCGGAATGACCATTCTCAAGGAAGCGGCCATGACCGCTCCCTTTGGCGCCATTCGTCTGAACATGGAAAAAGTCGCCTATGCCAGCTACTGGTCGGAGATGGTCAACCGGTGGGTAAAAGAGGACGACACCCAGTCCGCCCTGTTTCATCTGCTTCATTATGTCT includes these proteins:
- the mfd gene encoding transcription-repair coupling factor, which gives rise to MVQNQEKKILPVLVDRLETGAGEVVCAGVGKGADAFMVSRIGQTLNVPVLVVTASAREAQRFTEDARFFQPADARAEVALFPSYTVMPYRPVAYHNRTAAERIQLLYGMSEGLAPAVLVLAVDALLQKTIPPGDLCEFAQTVSEGESLDPTALAEKLVAGGYTRTAIVEEPGDFSIRGGIVDLFSPFHEAPARIDLFGDTVESIHFFSPVTQRRGRPTSGITLLPARETVLAKDRIGRLIAAVKKRSAELNLPVSVSRDIIDRMEQGTDTEGMESLMPLVYETPATLFDYLPGKTLLVMVDPGMIAEKAENHGRLATELYETAREEGRWCVPPDALYLDWQAVQKEAFKKPLLSFPVLPVSATPEDGDNTPVVETAGVTDNSAVTLMLRTQPRDTDTVLTPLLSWIEENRGLGCVSVIACGGRAQVDRMAYFLTSHRVPHESLDAFSSMGRGSDTVCLVSGQLSAGFRFAAEGLAVITDTEIFGRVRHRSSAGKKGARDVYLDLETLKQGDLVVHVDHGIGRYEGIRKVTVEGIANDFLLLSYRDGDRLYLSVDRMDMARKYVGADDAEAPLLDKMGAKTWGRVKAKARKEAEKIAKELLDLYARRRVQQGHGFHPPGQWFSDFEAGFDFEETDDQLKVINEVLSDMASSTPMDRLVCGDVGYGKTEVAMRSSFMCVCDGFQVAVLVPTTVLAEQHFATFSRRFAGYPFNIACLSRFKTPARQKQIVADLKEGRVDIVIGTHRLLSKDVAFKQLGLVILDEEQRFGVKHKETLKKMRTTVDVLSLTATPIPRTLHMSLSGMRDISVITTPPEHRKAIKTYISEFDDAIIRTAIRKELERGGQIYFVHNNIHKIAFIADHLKKLVPEVRLGIVHGRLDQNTLETCMMQFVNREIDMLVCTRIIESGIDIPSANTIFINRADMFGLAQIYQLRGRVGRSDEQAYAYLFIPRESALGKDARKRLKVLMEHSDLGSGFQIAMNDLKIRGGGAALGVSQSGHITAVGYDMFLQLMEQAVAELKGEPVTETLNPEINIPVSSFLSEAYISDIDQRMAIYRRLSRVTETREITAVKTELEDRFGPLPAEAENLLLKIMLKTMAAGMGVKRLDLADTQMHLRFSDDRLPDAAAVDVLARENPVTVKIVPPDGVFITFTGKKGRGAIGAAKNILKALAGRVNC
- a CDS encoding SurA N-terminal domain-containing protein, with the protein product MKLTALINGTRTGRRTTSLPLLLFGAFLALCFGGCDSTGKTQRQSFLLRIDEMVVTRTDFYNALEIAKTAYPFEALQNPEVMAKVKARLLKQLTEELILARRAQDLGIAVSDAELEKAVAHITEDYPEGVFEQTLLENAIPFDVWKARLKAGMLMEKVIERELMEKMVITPEEASAYYREHHQEEQEAEGDVALLKRLRREKAQKAYVDWMKALQQQYHIELNQDLWKEILK
- a CDS encoding peptidylprolyl isomerase, producing the protein MLWVGTVAMVYAGTLTSCRADTEAEVVDRIVAFVNQEIILLSELEKAMALYETAIRERQLPADTEKEMLYRARQEMIDHLIDRRLIQQRADELGVTVDDREVDDAMERMKRSMLFTDEDLRQSLAEKGYTLEGYRNELREQILRQRVLTLEVKSKVVVTPVDIQAYYETHPEEYSAGRQYHLRNIIMRVDKDMPDESKKTISEMMQKIHDRLQAGESFETLASQYSQSSFAEKGGDLGFFALEDLAPQLREAIEELQAGEFTPVLDTPLGYQILYLEEIQEKPAVSLEKATDEIREKLYEDLLEERFEKWVTELREKSHIKVVL
- a CDS encoding helix-turn-helix domain-containing protein, which produces MTPSPDHHTLSYGRYLRQCRLQRGLRIEDLSRELKITKETLTAIEDEAYARFPDTVFIKGFLKAFAKSVGADIDQVMQSYTHEMRLFRHSAAAEATIETENRMFWRKLMLSFGALILLIGLTLFLIPANEGETPGRQPLPMKKENRGQVQAQSEGSDRTGAQPDTTVAPVGAPVSGKQLLEMAAVEETWVKIIIDNQKPKEYSLQPGDRLALEAADRFNILIGNATGLSLFFNRQPVAVNGEKGQVVAVELP